The following is a genomic window from Flavobacterium sp..
TTCAAATATTAAGATTTCTTCTGCAGACAACTCATTTACATATTTCAATAAAATAGCATCTGTATTTGTGGATTTAGCAACTGTTTTGCCTTTTGCTAAGTTGATAGCTGCAATCACAGAAGTTCTAGTATAATTAACCGCTTTGTATGCAAAGTTTGCATCACCTTCTGTTTGAGTAGAACTATCGGCTTTCTCACAATTTAATAAGTAAATAGAAGAAACATTATTGATAACTGGTAACGCTAAACATTGAGAAGAAGTGAATTCTGCAAAAGGCTCTTCTGTTGACCATTTTTTCAATAAGATGAAAGAACCTGATTTTTCATACATTACTTTAGGAGACTTACGTGTTTCTTCTGCTAAAATACCATAAGCAAGTTTACCTACTTTTGGAGAAGTTAAGAAGATTACATTGTCAGTAGCCCAAGGAGTATGAACTGTTCTAACGCCATCACGCTCAGTAGTTACGGTTCTATCAACAACAACAATTGTTAAACCAAATTTTCTTTGCATTAAGCCATTTACTTGTTCTAAATCAGGAGTTGGAATGTTAGTTCCTACAAAGTTTTGACTAAATGCAAAATTCTCACGAGTTTGAGCGTTTTCAGCAAGTTTATCAAAAGTTGTATCTGACATCATTAATACTTTAATGTTATCACCTTTTGCTCTTGCTTCTTTGACAACACGTTTAATGTCATCGATAGGTTTTGCATTAGTATTTGACCAAGGAAGTGAAGCACCAAACTTGTTAGAAGATAAATATCCGTAATCAACACGAATACCTGTTCCAACATTATTTTCATTTTCTACTAATCCAATACCAGTTGATAATCCTTGTAAGAAGATAAATTCTAACTTCTCGTGAATACCCATTGTTGCTTTAACCTGATCTTGGAAAATCTTATCTACCAAAATTGATGTTTCAACATTACGAGCTTTTAATACATCGATGTCTGACATTTGTTTTTCAGATAATTGTAACTTCATTCCTAACTTCGGAATATCACCAGAAGCCGTTCCAAATGAATCTCTTTTTTTCAATGGCAAAGCAGAATCTAAAGCCACGATATCGGCAGCTACAATGTTTGAGTTTACTGTTAAACTTTTCCATTGTAAGTCTACACTAAGTTCTTCGGTTAACATTTCTTTATACAAGTAAGTTAACTCTGTTTTTTTACCATTTACTTTTTCTTCAATGGATTTTGCAATTGCTTTAAAATAAGCAAGAAACTGTACGAATAATGATTGATTCATGGCTTAGTCTTGTGTAAAACGGATTAATGGTAACGCTGTTCTAACTGCTGATAAAACAGACGCGATAGCATACTTAGAGGCGTTTTTGTTTACTGTTCCACGTACCATTACGGCAACAAATGGTTTAGTAGTTAAAACACTCGATACAACAACACCTTTATAAGTGTGGTTAGCAG
Proteins encoded in this region:
- a CDS encoding major capsid protein, whose protein sequence is MNQSLFVQFLAYFKAIAKSIEEKVNGKKTELTYLYKEMLTEELSVDLQWKSLTVNSNIVAADIVALDSALPLKKRDSFGTASGDIPKLGMKLQLSEKQMSDIDVLKARNVETSILVDKIFQDQVKATMGIHEKLEFIFLQGLSTGIGLVENENNVGTGIRVDYGYLSSNKFGASLPWSNTNAKPIDDIKRVVKEARAKGDNIKVLMMSDTTFDKLAENAQTRENFAFSQNFVGTNIPTPDLEQVNGLMQRKFGLTIVVVDRTVTTERDGVRTVHTPWATDNVIFLTSPKVGKLAYGILAEETRKSPKVMYEKSGSFILLKKWSTEEPFAEFTSSQCLALPVINNVSSIYLLNCEKADSSTQTEGDANFAYKAVNYTRTSVIAAINLAKGKTVAKSTNTDAILLKYVNELSAEEILIFEANIVAA